The DNA segment CTCTTCGTGCAGTAAGTGCACTGAGTGTTGCGTTATATGGAATGTTCTTAGCAGTAATCATTCCGCCGGGACGGAAAGATAAGATTTTGACTGTATTGGTCATCGTAAGCTTTGTTCTAAGTTTTATATCCGAAAAGCTGCCGCCGCTGGCCCATATGTCGGCAGGTACTCGTACCATTTTCCTGACAGTGATCCTATCGGGGCTTGCGGCGATCTTGTTCCCGGTTTCCAAGAAAGAGGTGGATGTGACAGATGAATCATAACGTGTATATTTACTTATTTATCATGGCAGGTGTTACTTACGCAATCCGAGTCCTGCCCCTCACCTTAGTGAGAAAACAAATCCAGAATCAATATGTCAGTTCTTTTCTCTACTATGTTCCTTATGTCACTTTGGCAGTGATGACCTTTCCTGCTATTTTATCCGCAGCGCAGACGCCTCTATCGGGTTTTCTGGCTTTGCTCGTTGGGATCTTTTTTGCATGGCGTGGAGCCAACCTCTTTAAAGTCAGCATCTTCTGCTGTATGACCGTATTTCTTGTGGAAATGCTTCTTTGCTGATTATACACTGCTGCCTGTTTTGTACTGCAGCAATATATCCTTTTTTATAATACACCCTAATTGGGTTCCTTTCTCATGTTTGTTCGGGTCCCAAGGTCATGCTTTTTCATGCGAGCATGAAACGCAGGACCTTTTGACCCTGGTATCATTCAAATTGTACTTGCAAAAAAACAATTTATTCATAGATTGGATTTGCTTATTTGGCTGCAATATCTTATAATAAACATAACGATAATTTTTTAACAATCATGTTAAGGAGGTAACAAAGATATGAAGGGTTATGGAATGTTATCCATCGATCATGCAGGGTGGATTGAAAAAGAAAGACCGGCTTGTGGTCCTCTTGATGCTGTTGTAGAGCCTATTGTTCTGGCTCCCTGTTCATCGGATACACATGTTCTTCACGGCGGAAATGGCCCAAAAAAGGATCTGATTCTGGGACATGAGGCCGTCGGCAGAGTTGTCGAGACTGGTAATCTCGTAAGCAAATTTAAAGCAGGGGATGTTGTAGTGGTACCATGCTGTACTCCCAATTGGCTCTCGTGGAACACACAAGGCGAATATAATCCTCACGATGAAGGACTTATGGCCAGTTTTAAATTTCTGGGGTCCAAAGACGGAACATTTGCAGAATATTTTCACGTCAATCAGGCAGATGCCAATCTGGTACTTCTCCCGGAGAATGTGTCTCCCGAAGCTGCCGTGATGACAGTCGACATGATGTCAACCGGATTTCACGGTGTTGAGAATGCGAATGTTGAATTCGGTGATACCGTTGTTGTCATCGGTATCGGTCCTGTCGGATTGATGAGTGTCGCAGGAACAAAACTTCACGGTGCCGGCAGAATTATCGCTGTCGGAACCCGTCCAAACTGTGTAGAAGTTGCCAAAGAATATGGTGCAACCGATATTATCAGCTACAAGGACGGAGACATCGTAAAACAGGTGCTGGAAATGACAAAGGAAGGTGCTGACTCTGTCATCATCGCAGGGGGAAATGCAGAGACATTCCGTCAGGCTATCGACATGACAAAACCCGGCGGCTATATCTCCAATGTCAATTTCTTCGATATCTCCGATACACTTGCAATGCCGGCTCTGTCCTGGGGACTTGGAATGGCAGACAAGACCATCCGCGGTGGCTTTTGCCCGGGCGGTGCACTGCGTATTCACAAAATGCTGGAAATGATTTCAAATGGTCGTGTTGATACCACAAAGCTGATCACCCATACATTCAACGGTTTCGATAAAATCGAAGATGCATTCAAACTGATGGACGAAAAACCAAAAGATCTGATAAAACCAATCATTGTTATCTGATTGCTTAAAGTTTCTGAAAAACAAAATCACCGGATGACCGGTGATTTTGTTTTTTCTTTCGCAGAAACTCTTCCTATTTATCTATCCTAATGGAAGTTTTTATCCTAATTGATGTTAAAAACCTCATATAAAGCATCCACATTATTTTATCAGCGCACGTGAACT comes from the Blautia liquoris genome and includes:
- a CDS encoding AzlD domain-containing protein, translating into MNHNVYIYLFIMAGVTYAIRVLPLTLVRKQIQNQYVSSFLYYVPYVTLAVMTFPAILSAAQTPLSGFLALLVGIFFAWRGANLFKVSIFCCMTVFLVEMLLC
- a CDS encoding NAD(P)-dependent alcohol dehydrogenase, which gives rise to MKGYGMLSIDHAGWIEKERPACGPLDAVVEPIVLAPCSSDTHVLHGGNGPKKDLILGHEAVGRVVETGNLVSKFKAGDVVVVPCCTPNWLSWNTQGEYNPHDEGLMASFKFLGSKDGTFAEYFHVNQADANLVLLPENVSPEAAVMTVDMMSTGFHGVENANVEFGDTVVVIGIGPVGLMSVAGTKLHGAGRIIAVGTRPNCVEVAKEYGATDIISYKDGDIVKQVLEMTKEGADSVIIAGGNAETFRQAIDMTKPGGYISNVNFFDISDTLAMPALSWGLGMADKTIRGGFCPGGALRIHKMLEMISNGRVDTTKLITHTFNGFDKIEDAFKLMDEKPKDLIKPIIVI